The following coding sequences are from one Zalophus californianus isolate mZalCal1 chromosome 5, mZalCal1.pri.v2, whole genome shotgun sequence window:
- the IL17B gene encoding interleukin-17B has translation MAGEPRPPVEDAPSRPQPPSISQRRRLLVSRFPRPCWVRLVSLPVLCTLPPTPPPPPWVDRLAPVVGLGCSLELFLLTLSIFLGLGQPRNPKGKRKGPGRPGTLAPGPHQVPLDLVSQTKPYARMEEYERNLGEMVAQLRNSSEPAKRKCEVNLQLWLSNKRSLSPWGYSINHDPSRIPVDLPEAQCLCLGCVNPFTMQEDRSMVSVPVFSQVPVRRRLCPLPPRTGPCRQRAVMETIAVGCTCIF, from the exons ATGGCAGGAGAGCCAAGACCTCCTGTGGAGGATGCGCCCTCCCGGCCACAGCCCCCCTCCATCTCGCAACGGAGGCGCCTCTTAGTGTCCCGCTTCCCCAGGCCTTGCTGGGTCCGCTTGG TGTCCCTCCCTGTCCTCTGCacgctccctcccacccctcctccgcCTCCCTGGGTGGACCGGCTCGCTCCTGTCGTCGGGCTGGGCTGTTCACTTGAG CTGTTCCTTCTCACCCTCTCCATCTTCTTGGGGCTGGGCCAGCCCAGGAACCCCAAAGGCAAGAGGAAGGGGCCAGGGCGGCCTGGCACCCTGGCTCCAGGGCCTCACCAGGTGCCGCTGGACCTGGTGTCCCAGACGAAGCCGTACGCCCGCATGGAGGAGTATGAGAGGAATCTCGGGGAGATGGTGGCCCAGCTGAGGAACAGCTCCGAGCCGGCCAAGAGGAAGTGTGAGGTCAACCTGCAGCTGTGGCTGTCCAACAAGAGGAGCCTGTCACCCTGGGGCTACAG CATcaaccatgacccgagccgcaTCCCTGTGGACCTGCCGGAGGCGCAGTGCCTGTGTCTGGGCTGCGTGAACCCCTTCACCATGCAGGAGGACCGCAGCATGGTGAGCGTGCCCGTGTTCAGCCAGGTGCCTGTGCGCCGTCGCCTCTGCCCGCTGCCACCACGCACCGGGCCCTGCC
- the LOC113928494 gene encoding ferritin light chain-like: MHLQASCTYLSLGFYFDHEDVALNASHFFRELAEEKHKGTKLLKMQNQHTGCALFWDLQKPSQHAWMPWKPHGPGEKFEAGPSGAACPGFCCTDPHFCDLKNHFLSGEVKLIKKMVTA; this comes from the coding sequence ATGCACCTGCAGGCCTCCTGCACCTACCTCTCCCTGGGCTTCTACTTCGACCATGAGGATGTGGCTCTGAATGCGAGCCACTTCTTCCGTGAGCTGGCTGAGGAGAAGCACAAGGGCACCAAGCTCTTGAAGATGCAAAACCAGCACACTGGCTGTGCCCTCTTCTGGGACCTGCAGAAGCCATCCCAACATGCATGGATGCCATGGAAGCCCCATGGACCTGGAGAAAAATTTGAAGCAGGCCCTTCTGGAGCTGCATGCCCTGGGTTCTGCTGCACAGACCCCCATTTCTGTGACCTGAAGAACCACTTCTTGAGTGGGGAGGTGAAACTCATCAAGAAGATGGTGACCGCTTGA